From Porphyromonadaceae bacterium W3.11, one genomic window encodes:
- a CDS encoding response regulator transcription factor encodes MKKTKILLIDDTLYFGAEISAQLKDLGYEIMYMTNGVGLSRVLDEFRPDLVFMDIDLGIGQSGIDLCREVVKLYPALPVILISSSTDAKTRELGIRAGAQAFVGKPLTANLLEAYINLHLNKRREERYRAPEYSYDDLTALSTLKVSFSRGLIFYPNGEAMSISPIPTTILRMLLDNIGKEVTSEQLINKIWGEYSSISSTSSLYTAISSLRKALTPDRKIRLRTIRGIGYRLDVEV; translated from the coding sequence ATGAAGAAGACAAAAATATTACTAATAGATGACACTCTGTACTTTGGTGCTGAGATCAGTGCACAACTGAAGGACCTGGGTTACGAAATAATGTATATGACCAATGGTGTAGGATTATCTCGTGTACTAGATGAGTTTCGTCCTGATCTTGTCTTTATGGATATTGACCTTGGAATCGGACAGAGTGGTATAGATTTGTGTCGTGAAGTAGTGAAGCTCTATCCTGCCCTTCCTGTGATTTTGATCTCCTCAAGTACAGATGCAAAAACAAGAGAACTAGGTATTCGTGCTGGAGCTCAAGCTTTTGTGGGAAAGCCCCTGACAGCAAACCTCCTCGAAGCATACATCAATCTGCACCTCAATAAAAGGAGGGAAGAGCGTTATCGGGCACCTGAATACTCATACGATGACCTCACAGCCCTTTCCACACTTAAGGTCTCATTCTCAAGGGGATTAATTTTTTACCCTAATGGTGAAGCGATGTCGATAAGCCCAATCCCCACCACTATCCTTAGGATGCTCCTAGATAATATAGGAAAAGAAGTGACCTCAGAACAGTTGATAAATAAGATTTGGGGAGAATACTCGTCCATCAGCTCTACCTCAAGCCTCTACACAGCCATATCGTCACTGCGTAAAGCCCTCACCCCC
- a CDS encoding HAMP domain-containing sensor histidine kinase, with product MSSKRTIQHNIFLVCFAMLSLIVFEGYRLVKEYNTTQKSIQEKMDHLLIGTLKKYGQEQFISEMSDPTNPSFKIKPLEEDSIPLDFVAATLDTNLSEGLEFLMITSAIKDNPNFLTSFTDSLLTQAEAKDISQLTISIEGTATDKQLLTRKLESKGIGSYSFSCERPIVIDSDSHLIKMWGSTNLMAEQKGLILLLFIVLIITLIIGISFEKLIRQIRREQQYQKVNELYFFGLVHDLKTPLTYTKALLERIQITMAETDLEMATQINEGNLQVDRLVTKVDELLTIPKLTSCEDSDFEETYLIDIIERIEDELICTYSTISPSFVVQINADKSYCLPLEHTTMLLRILMDNAVRYSGESPKVVINAAEQKDKLIITVSDNGEGLPIHQKSICFTERTNVPLTHGAMKGHGVGLVTAIRIMNALGGCLLYEKTDEGSRFTIEIPIRE from the coding sequence ATGTCTTCTAAAAGAACGATACAACATAATATATTTCTTGTCTGCTTTGCTATGCTCTCTCTTATTGTATTTGAAGGATATAGGCTGGTCAAGGAATATAATACGACCCAAAAGAGCATTCAGGAAAAGATGGATCATCTGCTCATTGGTACCCTTAAAAAGTATGGACAAGAACAATTTATTTCCGAAATGTCTGACCCGACTAATCCGAGCTTTAAAATAAAGCCTTTGGAAGAAGATTCCATACCCCTCGATTTTGTTGCGGCAACTCTCGATACCAATCTTAGTGAGGGACTTGAGTTTCTCATGATAACTTCTGCCATAAAAGATAATCCTAATTTTCTAACATCCTTTACAGACTCATTATTGACTCAGGCTGAAGCTAAGGATATTAGTCAGCTTACTATTTCAATAGAAGGAACTGCTACTGACAAGCAATTATTGACCAGAAAGTTAGAATCCAAAGGTATAGGTAGCTATAGCTTTAGTTGTGAGAGACCCATCGTCATTGATAGCGATAGCCATCTCATCAAGATGTGGGGAAGCACTAATTTAATGGCGGAACAAAAAGGACTGATCTTGCTTCTCTTTATTGTTTTGATCATCACATTGATTATCGGTATCAGCTTCGAAAAGTTAATTCGACAGATAAGGCGTGAGCAGCAATACCAAAAAGTAAATGAACTCTATTTCTTTGGATTGGTACATGACCTCAAAACACCCCTCACCTACACCAAAGCTCTACTAGAGCGTATCCAAATCACTATGGCGGAGACTGACTTAGAGATGGCGACTCAAATCAATGAGGGCAACTTACAGGTGGATCGACTGGTGACTAAAGTAGATGAGTTACTGACAATTCCCAAACTAACCTCTTGTGAGGATAGTGATTTTGAGGAAACCTACCTGATAGATATCATTGAGCGGATAGAGGATGAACTTATCTGTACTTACAGCACTATTTCGCCTTCTTTTGTCGTTCAAATAAATGCGGACAAGAGCTATTGCTTGCCACTAGAGCATACGACTATGCTGCTAAGAATATTGATGGACAACGCGGTTCGTTACTCGGGAGAAAGTCCTAAAGTCGTGATTAATGCTGCTGAGCAAAAAGATAAACTCATTATCACTGTATCAGATAATGGCGAAGGGCTACCAATCCACCAAAAGTCAATCTGCTTTACCGAGAGGACTAATGTACCTCTTACACACGGAGCGATGAAAGGGCATGGTGTAGGACTCGTTACGGCGATACGCATTATGAATGCTCTAGGTGGATGTCTCTTATATGAAAAGACAGATGAGGGTAGCAGATTTACCATTGAGATACCAATAAGAGAATGA
- a CDS encoding GLPGLI family protein: MKKAFIVLSCLLYLNGYSQIVKKYEPGILEVSYNKHVVKDTLQPDQSYIDTEMILRLGNTTSMWVSPLKLWADSLRVNNFNLHEQLYYEQNPFGSTEYKPLGGFEREYVFKNMPKGKITVYQGFDLGSWIYSEEIEPQSWNYIDSTSVILGYECQLAECYFRGRQWFAWYAMDIPLSDGPWKLSGLPGLILDAYDNKRHYQFTAKGMVTNGLGDVGIFIYNRVDPKRITREQYLKKRYDYITSNANLGDKMRASGAFGLEPTKANNDERTKCNYDFEETNYLH; encoded by the coding sequence ATGAAAAAGGCTTTCATTGTTTTAAGTTGCCTATTATATTTGAATGGGTATAGTCAAATTGTAAAAAAATACGAACCTGGGATTCTTGAAGTTAGCTATAATAAGCACGTCGTAAAAGATACACTTCAACCAGATCAAAGTTATATAGATACTGAAATGATATTACGACTTGGTAATACTACTTCAATGTGGGTTTCTCCTCTAAAACTATGGGCAGACTCTTTAAGAGTCAATAATTTTAATCTTCATGAACAGCTTTATTATGAGCAAAATCCGTTTGGATCAACAGAATATAAACCATTAGGTGGATTTGAAAGAGAATATGTGTTCAAAAATATGCCAAAAGGGAAAATAACTGTTTATCAGGGATTTGATTTAGGTAGTTGGATTTATTCCGAAGAGATTGAGCCTCAAAGTTGGAATTACATTGATTCAACATCAGTCATTTTAGGATATGAATGCCAGCTTGCTGAATGTTACTTCAGAGGGAGACAATGGTTTGCTTGGTACGCAATGGATATACCTCTTTCTGACGGTCCATGGAAATTAAGTGGATTACCTGGATTAATACTAGATGCTTATGATAATAAGCGACATTATCAATTTACAGCAAAAGGCATGGTAACAAATGGACTGGGAGATGTTGGAATATTTATATATAATCGAGTTGATCCTAAAAGAATAACGAGGGAGCAGTATCTTAAAAAACGCTATGACTATATTACTTCTAATGCTAATTTAGGAGATAAGATGAGAGCTAGTGGTGCTTTTGGTCTTGAACCTACTAAAGCAAATAACGATGAGCGTACAAAATGTAACTATGATTTCGAAGAAACAAATTATCTTCACTAA
- a CDS encoding vitamin K epoxide reductase family protein yields the protein MMTEVALKYIRIFKSNINADDFLLCLNSSPFYPTLLSLYNTFKIFGFKCKLAKTDINSLVDLKGYILIRANINNHWEMLLVKISENKAHKIYNPKIKKYQSITIAELQKVWDGVVLYTDLSSNFLQLICQNLRQYSSLIFIAIVLIFLFFFKRSFAISILALNIIGLLLAHFLLNPNTLAFSSFCKRGSYIDCEKVAKSSYSNVLGLPLSIYASAYFSSFLSLIVISILILPRQSLSLSFTAMGQISALISPIVLIYSIVSQVRIKKVCIYCMLVLLILIINVILFLPFLKYTFSTYAFLMLFSILFLVFIYLWFKVQSFMLVKQKMIYNQLENLTIKRSEQYLKINLNKRFDQNDFLHGLKIHSVTKEKIRVGLWVSTKCDHCLKAMQELEKLSFIIPDYFSLIIFPLEINKNDINYNEFIDTIIRMWININSEEITQKEVENRIFRISKDQLRSIYDKYQINELPTMQIEDYFLPAQYRPEELKYLLLDWSNYFFN from the coding sequence ATGATGACTGAGGTTGCATTAAAATACATACGGATTTTCAAATCTAACATCAATGCGGATGATTTTTTGCTATGCTTAAATTCTTCGCCTTTTTATCCAACATTACTGTCCTTATACAATACATTTAAAATATTTGGGTTTAAATGTAAATTAGCCAAAACGGACATTAATAGCCTAGTTGATTTAAAAGGCTACATTCTTATTCGTGCAAATATTAACAATCATTGGGAAATGCTGCTTGTTAAAATAAGTGAAAACAAAGCACATAAAATATATAATCCTAAAATAAAGAAGTATCAATCAATTACTATTGCAGAATTGCAAAAGGTTTGGGATGGGGTCGTTTTGTATACAGATCTAAGTTCAAATTTTTTACAATTAATATGTCAAAATTTACGGCAGTACAGCTCGCTTATTTTTATTGCCATCGTATTAATTTTTCTGTTTTTTTTTAAACGATCTTTTGCAATTTCTATTTTAGCACTGAATATTATCGGATTGCTTTTAGCTCATTTCCTACTCAATCCAAATACACTTGCTTTTTCATCGTTTTGTAAACGTGGTTCTTATATTGATTGTGAAAAGGTCGCAAAATCTTCATATTCAAATGTTCTAGGGTTGCCTCTTTCCATTTATGCTTCAGCATACTTTTCTTCATTTTTATCATTAATTGTCATATCTATCCTGATATTACCAAGACAATCACTATCACTGTCATTTACAGCTATGGGGCAAATCAGTGCTCTAATATCCCCTATAGTACTAATTTATTCTATTGTTTCCCAAGTAAGGATTAAAAAGGTTTGTATATACTGCATGTTGGTACTTCTTATTCTCATTATTAATGTAATATTATTTCTTCCTTTCTTGAAATATACTTTCTCAACGTATGCCTTTTTAATGTTATTTAGTATTTTATTTCTAGTTTTCATTTATCTTTGGTTTAAAGTACAAAGTTTTATGTTAGTAAAACAAAAAATGATATACAATCAACTAGAAAACTTAACTATAAAAAGAAGTGAGCAATATCTAAAAATAAACCTAAATAAAAGATTTGATCAAAATGATTTCTTACATGGTTTGAAAATTCATAGTGTGACCAAAGAAAAAATTAGAGTTGGTTTGTGGGTTTCTACTAAATGTGACCATTGTTTAAAAGCCATGCAAGAGTTGGAAAAGCTATCATTTATTATTCCAGACTATTTTTCATTAATTATATTTCCCTTGGAGATCAATAAGAATGACATAAATTATAATGAATTTATAGATACAATTATAAGAATGTGGATTAATATAAACAGTGAAGAAATTACACAAAAAGAGGTTGAGAATAGAATTTTCAGAATAAGCAAAGATCAACTAAGATCCATTTATGACAAATACCAGATTAATGAATTACCTACAATGCAAATTGAGGACTATTTTTTACCTGCTCAGTATAGACCAGAAGAGTTGAAGTATCTCTTATTAGATTGGAGTAATTATTTTTTTAATTAG
- a CDS encoding carboxypeptidase-like regulatory domain-containing protein, which produces MKRLIKNIVILFCLFFSINSQAGIYGKVLDKVSKEPLQGCIVVAKDINGKVINHTITDEEGLFNLDNRSEEASTVTVSMMTYANQVVLLEGASFPLTIFMEEQPFVLNEVSIKAEPIRAQGDTIAYLVSSFAQTNDQTIGEVLKRMPGIQVENSGKIKYQGVDINKFYIEGQDLLGDKYGVATKGIAYDDIGAVEVMERHQPMQVLQGFSISDQAAINLKLKENKKSAWLVHGSIGGGYAQSPKSGLWNGDLFVLTAMPKSQTLLSLKSNNNGYDLSEEQTEFNALPRGTEIENYFGLTLLSPPSLKPERTTFNTSTMASINELLKINSRTDLKVQIDYLNNRLVSKSRTITRYFLEGDDKEIIEVRDDHAKENMLRANVTIEANQPTYYLQNNTKAQFDWDKIELQTAGTFNNNQSARLPNYYANNSLKVIKRFGDRHLVTFSSINEWESRPSMLTINQGSETYGQRIDNQAFFTDERAIYNFHIGQFMIGLDAGFQGLFRSLSGKQMDSDDNQPYNKTNLYTLQASPKVEWRYKRIQLGLSLPVSYRHYDFRSLMEDKDLLTYAPILFLNWQPSSSLRMNIRGGSGSSPLSLSNIYQGVVMTNYRSFSYGYEELLMTKRQQVSARLSYRNPSKGLFSNLMVMHHWINNPYRMEQKFEGNYLYHSYERGDSRSRIFNSIGSVNKSLDFMRGGIGINAMYTRSTRDIISQHRVVPFDLNLITFGSMLNGNVSRRFFFLYEFELTRSWLNIPRRETSTLNNQTHSLKLVYTPINPLSLELKGEYYHNEISKDMVKDLTMLDANITFRVNKNIELKASVTNILNIDEYAYTNYGLLSAYSFNRQLRGREVLLTLRVK; this is translated from the coding sequence ATGAAAAGATTAATAAAAAATATTGTTATTCTTTTTTGCCTTTTTTTCTCCATCAATTCTCAAGCGGGAATTTATGGAAAAGTTCTAGATAAAGTAAGTAAGGAGCCACTACAAGGCTGTATTGTAGTGGCAAAAGACATTAATGGCAAAGTGATAAATCATACTATTACTGATGAAGAGGGGCTTTTTAATCTTGATAATCGATCGGAAGAAGCATCAACCGTGACGGTCTCAATGATGACCTATGCTAATCAAGTAGTCTTGCTAGAGGGGGCCTCTTTTCCCCTTACTATATTCATGGAAGAGCAGCCTTTTGTTCTGAACGAAGTCTCAATTAAGGCCGAACCGATACGAGCACAAGGAGATACCATTGCTTATCTGGTCTCAAGTTTTGCACAAACAAATGATCAGACAATTGGTGAGGTGTTAAAGCGGATGCCAGGGATACAGGTTGAGAACTCAGGTAAAATAAAATATCAAGGTGTAGATATCAATAAATTTTATATAGAGGGGCAAGACCTCCTCGGTGACAAATATGGAGTGGCAACGAAAGGAATTGCATATGATGATATTGGTGCTGTAGAAGTTATGGAGAGGCATCAGCCTATGCAGGTCCTGCAAGGATTTAGCATATCTGATCAAGCAGCCATTAATCTCAAACTCAAAGAGAATAAAAAGTCGGCTTGGCTGGTACATGGTTCTATTGGTGGTGGATACGCTCAAAGCCCTAAAAGCGGTCTTTGGAATGGAGATTTATTTGTCCTTACTGCTATGCCAAAATCACAAACATTGCTCTCCCTAAAGTCCAATAATAATGGATACGATCTATCAGAAGAGCAGACAGAATTTAATGCACTGCCTAGAGGTACGGAAATAGAGAATTATTTTGGACTTACGCTCTTATCACCTCCATCGCTCAAACCAGAGCGAACGACTTTCAACACCTCTACCATGGCTTCTATTAATGAACTATTGAAAATAAACAGTCGTACGGACCTCAAAGTGCAAATAGATTATCTTAATAATCGTCTCGTAAGTAAAAGTCGGACCATAACCAGATATTTCTTAGAAGGGGACGATAAGGAAATAATAGAGGTGAGGGATGATCATGCTAAAGAAAATATGCTTCGTGCCAATGTGACCATAGAGGCTAATCAGCCCACCTATTATTTGCAAAATAATACGAAGGCTCAATTTGATTGGGATAAAATAGAGCTACAGACTGCGGGGACATTCAATAATAACCAAAGTGCTAGGCTTCCCAATTATTATGCGAATAATAGCCTTAAAGTGATTAAGCGATTTGGCGATCGTCATTTGGTGACATTCAGTAGTATTAATGAATGGGAGTCTAGACCTAGTATGCTGACAATTAATCAGGGGAGTGAGACTTATGGACAAAGAATCGATAATCAAGCTTTTTTTACTGATGAACGAGCTATTTATAACTTTCATATTGGTCAATTTATGATTGGTCTGGATGCTGGCTTTCAGGGGTTATTTAGGAGCCTATCTGGTAAGCAGATGGATTCAGATGATAATCAGCCATATAATAAAACCAATCTCTATACTCTTCAAGCATCACCTAAAGTGGAATGGCGTTATAAAAGAATACAGCTGGGGCTTAGTTTGCCTGTTAGTTATCGCCATTATGATTTTAGAAGTTTAATGGAGGATAAGGATTTACTAACCTATGCTCCAATATTGTTCTTGAATTGGCAACCAAGCTCTAGCCTAAGAATGAATATAAGAGGGGGATCAGGCTCGTCTCCTCTTTCGCTAAGTAATATTTATCAGGGTGTTGTGATGACTAATTATCGCTCATTTAGCTATGGGTATGAGGAATTATTGATGACAAAGAGGCAACAGGTCTCTGCTAGACTATCTTACAGAAATCCATCTAAAGGTCTATTTTCTAATTTAATGGTGATGCATCATTGGATTAATAATCCATACAGGATGGAACAAAAATTTGAGGGCAATTACCTCTATCACTCTTACGAGCGAGGAGACTCAAGAAGTAGAATATTTAATTCTATAGGCAGTGTCAATAAGTCGCTGGATTTTATGAGAGGAGGTATTGGTATCAATGCTATGTACACTCGTAGTACTCGCGATATTATCTCTCAGCATAGAGTAGTGCCATTTGATCTCAATCTAATTACTTTTGGATCCATGCTGAATGGCAATGTCAGTAGAAGGTTCTTTTTCTTATACGAATTTGAGTTAACACGCTCATGGCTGAATATCCCTAGAAGGGAAACATCTACTCTGAATAATCAAACACATTCGCTTAAATTGGTTTATACACCTATAAATCCGCTATCTCTAGAACTAAAAGGGGAGTATTATCACAATGAGATCTCTAAAGATATGGTTAAAGACCTCACAATGCTAGATGCTAATATTACATTCAGGGTGAATAAGAATATTGAGCTGAAGGCTTCGGTCACTAATATTCTTAATATTGACGAATATGCATATACCAATTATGGACTACTCAGTGCTTACTCCTTTAATCGTCAATTAAGAGGTCGAGAGGTCCTGCTTACATTAAGAGTTAAGTAG